CCATCGTCGGCAGCCGCCACGCCACGCCGCAGGGGGCCGCCAATGCCCAGGCCTTTGCCCGGCACTTGAGCGAGGCCGGCTTCAACATCGTCAGCGGGCTGGCCACCGGCATCGATGCCGCCGCCCACCGGGGCGCGCTGGAAGGCTCGGGGGCGACGCTTGCGGTGATGGGCACGGGACCGGACTGCATCTATCCGCGCCAGCACGAACAACTGGCCGCGCGCATTGCCGAGACTGGTCTGATCCTGACCGACTATCCCCCCGGCACGCCGGTGCGGGCCGCGCTGTTTCCGCAGCGCAACCGCATCATCAGCGGCCTTTCGATGGGCGTGCTGGTGGTCGAGGCCGCCATTCGCAGCGGCTCGCTGGTGACCGCGAGGCTGGCCGCCGATCAGGGCCGCGAGGTCTTTGCCCTGCCGGGCTCGATCCATAACCCCTTGAGCCGCGGGCCGCACCACCTCATCCGCCAGGGCGCCAAGCTGGTGGAAAGTGTGCAGGACATTCTCGAAGAACTCGGGCATCTGCACGCGTTTGCTGCAACCCGCCCGCAACGCGGACCGGACAGCCCCGAGGATGCCGAACTTGCTGCGCTGCTGGAAGTGCTGGGATATGAGCCCCAGACGCTGGACGTGCTGGTGGAGCGCAGTGGATTGACGCCCGACAGGGTTTCCGCCATGCTGTTGACGTTGGAGCTGGATGCCTGGATTGCCAGCAGTCCTGGCGGGCGCTATCAACGCCTGCCACGTGAAGCATGACCGCCCTTTTGGTTCTCGCGCTGCACCGCGCCAGTCGTTGTTGCTTCAAGCGGCCAAAGAGCCATTTTTGACCAGGAGGGTCCGCCGATGAAAGAAAGCACAGACGTTCTCGATATCCTGATGTACATCTTCGAGAATTTTCTCGACGAGGAGGAGGGCACTGAAGCCGATCAGGAAAGCATCGAGGCGGAACTGAACGCAGCTGGTTTTCTCCAGTCAGATATCAACAAGGCCCTGAACTGGATGGAAGGCCTGGCCGAGCTACAGACGCAGTCGCCCAACTGGGTGCCCAATCCCGGCTTCTCCTTGCGCCACTACGATACCCGCGAGGAACAAAAGCTGGGCCTCGAAGGTCAAGGCTTCCTGATCTTCCTGGAACAGACCGGCGTGATCGACCAGCAATTGCGCGAGACGATCATCGATCGCGTGATGGCGCTGGACAGCGGCGACATCGACCTGGAACAGCTCAAATGGGTGATTCTCATGGTCCTGTTCAATCACCCCGGCCGCGAGGAAGCTTACGCCTGGATGGAAGACATGGTATTTGACGAATCCCGGGGCTACCTGCACTAGATTTTCCACTTTTCGGGAAACGGCGGCGAGTCTTCGGATCGCCGCCGTTCTGCATTATAGGATATTGATATGGGTAATCGTTTGGTGGTGGTCGAATCGCCGGCCAAGGCCAAGACCATCAACAAGTATCTGGGACCGGATTACACCGTCCTGGCCTCCTATGGCCATGTGCGCGATCTCGTGCCCAAGGAGGGCGCGGTCGATCCCGAGCATGAATTCGCCATGCGTTATGATCTGATCGAGAAGAACAAGCGCCACGTCGATGAGATCGTCAAGGCGCTGAAGCAGGCCGACACCCTGATCCTGGCCACTGACCCGGATCGCGAGGGCGAGGCCATTTCCTGGCATCTGGCGGAGTTGCTGAAAGAAAAGGGCGTGTTGAAGAACAAACCGGTGGAACGCGTGGTATTCCATGAAATCACCAAGAACGCCATCACCCAGGCCATTCAGCAGCCACGCGGCATTTCCTATGAGCTGGTCAACGCCCAGCAGGCGCGGCGCGCCCTGGACTACCTGGTCGGCTTCAATCTCTCGCCGCTCTTATGGCGCAAGATCCGCCCCGGGCTCTCGGCCGGGCGGGTGCAGAGTGCCGCCCTGCGCCTGATCGTCGAGCGCGAGCAGGAGATCGAGGCCTTCCAGACCCAGGAATACTGGACCATTGAGGCCAGCCTGCGCCAGGACGGTCAGGCCTTCGATGCGCGTCTGGTGCAGTGGGCGGGCAAGAAGCTCGAACAGTTCGACCTCACCCAGGCCGAACAAGCCGAGGCCGTGCGCGCCCGGATCGAGACCGACTGCCAGCGCTCGCCGCTACGCGTGCTGAAAGTGGAGAAAAAGCAGCGCTCACGCCAACCCGCCGCGCCCTTCACCACCTCCACCCTGCAGCAGGAAGCTGCCCGCAAGCTCGGATTCTCCGCCAGCCGCACCATGCGCATCGCCCAGCAGCTCTATGAAGGCGTATCACTGCCGGGTGAGGGCTCGGTGGGCCTGATCAGCTACATGCGTACCGATGCCGTGAATCTCGCCGCCGAAGCCATCAGCGAGATCCGCGGCCTGGTTCAGGAGCGCTTCGGGCCGGACTATCTGCCCGCCAGCCCCAGGCTCTACAAGACCAAATCCAAGAATGCCCAGGAAGCCCACGAGGCTATCCGCCCGACCAGCATCCAGCGCCTCCCGGAAGTGCTCAAGGGCAGCCTCAGCGCCGAGCAGGCCAAGCTCTATGAGCTGATCTGGAAGCGCACCGTGGCCTGCCAGATGAGCCCGGCCAAGATCGACACCGTGGCCGTGGATCTCGGCAATGGCGGCGACTGGCTGCTGCGCGCCAATGGCTCGAGCATCGCCTTCCCGGGATTCATCAGCGTCTATCAGGAAGGCGTGGACGACGGCGCGGAAGAGGGCGGCAAGTTGCTGCCACCGCTCACCGCGGGGGACCAGCCCGAACTGCTGGACCTGAGCGCCAGCCAGCACTTCACCGAGCCGCCGCCGCGCTACTCCGAGGCCACCCTGGTCAAGGCCCTGGAGGCCTACGGCATCGGCCGGCCCTCGACCTATGCCAGCATCATCCAGACCCTGCAGAATCGCGAATATGTGGAACTGCTGCAAAAGCGCTTTCACCCCACCGATGTCGGGCGGGTGGTGAACAAGTTTCTGGTCGAGCACTTCGAACAGTACGTGAATTATCACTTTACTGCGCAGATGGAAGACGAGCTCGACGCCGTGTCGCGCGGGGAAAAGGACTGGAAGCCGCTGCTGCACGCCTTCTGGACGCCCTTTCATGAGCGGGTGGAGGACAAGGCCAAGAGCGTCAGCCGCGCCGATGTCACCAGCGAGCAGATCGACGAGGCCTGCCCCAAGTGCGGCAAGCCGCTGGCCCTGAAGCTTGGCAAGCGCGGGCGCTTCATCTCCTGCACCGGCTATCCCGACTGCGACTATGCAAGACCGCTGGGCACCGATGCCCAGGCCGAACCGGAGCTGGTGGGCCGCGACTGCCCGGACTGCGGCCAGCCCCTGGTGTTCAAGGTGGGCCGCTACGGCAAGTTCATCTCCTGCTCGGGCTACCCGACCTGTAAGCACATCGAGCCCCTGGAAAAGCCCCAGAGCACTGGCGTGAGCTGCCCAAGCTGCAATACCGGTGAGCTGGTCGCCAAGAAAAGCCGCTATGGCAAGGTATTCTATTCCTGCAATACCTATCCCAAATGCACCTACGCGGTCTGGGATCCGCCGCTGGCCGAGCCCTGCCCCAAGTGCGGCAGCCCCATCCTGACCCTGAAAACCACCAAGCGCTGGGGCGAGGAGAAGCTCTGCCCGGATCGCGCCTGCGGTTTCCGGGTGCCGGTCGGCGCCAGCCCGGAAATCATTGCCGCGGCCATCGCCAAACCGGCGCCCGTGCTGCCCGAACGTCCGGAAAAGGCGCCGGCGAAAACCGCCAAAGGCAAGAAAACACCCGCCAGCAAGGCGCAGTCAGCCAAGCCCGCGAAAGCCCCCAAGGCTGCGGCCAAGACCGAGGCGGAAGCCAAGCCCACCCGCGCCCGTAAGGCCGCAGCCGCAAAGCCTGACAGCACCAAAGCCGCCAGCCCACGCAAGCCGCGCGCCGCCAAGACGGGTACCTGAACGCAGGCTCGCGACCGCCGCAGTAAATTACCGGCGGTCGCGAATGCTGCACCTCATTCGACGTAGATCATCTTGCGGGTCATGCCGCCATCCAGCACGAAATTCGCGCCGGTGATGAAGCCTGCCTCCTCGGACAGCAGATACATCACCAGGGATGCCACATCCTCAGGGCGGCCAACCCGCCCTGCCGGGTGCTGGGCCTGATCTTCCGGGCGCAGATCCGGCGCATGACGCTGGCCCTGCTTTTTCCACTCACTGACCTCGATCCAGCCGGGGCTGATGCAGTTGACCCGTACCGCGGGCCCGAGGCTGATCGCCAGGGCATGTGTCAGGGCAATGATACCGCCCTTAGAGGCGGAATAGGCCTCGGTATCCGGCTCGGACATCAGCCCGCGGGTTGAGGCGATGTTCACCATCGCTCCCTCCTGAGCGCGCAGGTAAGGCGTGGCGTACCTGGCGGCAAGGAAGATGCTGTCGAGATTGACCGAGAGCACCTGCCGCCACTCGGCATAGCTGAGCTCGGTCACCGGCTTGCGGATCATGATTCCGGCATTGTTCACCAGATAATCCAGTCGACCAAAATGATCCAGCGCCCCCTGGACCATGCGCTGCACGTCTGACTCCTGGGCGACATCCGCGGCCAGAAAGCGGATCTCTCCTTGCGCCCCCAACTCACTGATCGTTTCCTGTCCCGCCGCCTGATCCCGATCCACGATCAGGACTTGCAATCCACGCGCCAGGGCTGTCTTGGCAATGGCCTTGCCAATCCCCTGGGCTCCACCTGTCACAAGCACTGTTCGGCCCTGATGTTTCATGCCACCTCCATGCGCTACAAGCGCGCTGAGTCTGTCGATCCTGTTTTGCCCGTCTGACCAACACTAGGCGGGGGAGTTTCCGTCCACACGATGTGGCAAATTTCCCACTGATCCATATATCCGAGGAAAGGCCCATTCAGTGCCCCTTTGGGGCCGATGTCGGACTTAAGACAATTCCTTTGTACCAGCGCCGCCAGTAGAGTCGCGGCATGAGGACAGACAGATGCATAAAGCCCTGGCAGATGGAACGCAGTCCCGGACAGGAGAACCTGAAATGACCATGGGATGGCTGGCTGCGGCAATACTGGTGATGATGTCTGCGTCAATATTTGATCTGCAGATGCTGGAAAGCAATCCGAGTGGGCAGAAACAGGCTATCGGAAAACATCCCGCCGAGGCAAGCGTCGGGATTTACGATCTTTCTGGAATGGACCCTGCGCTGGTGCACGGTTCTCTCTCCAGCGCAACACATTCATACAGGCAGATGGAGTCGCTCCCCGACCACAAGCTGGCTGAGGTCGCTGCCGCTTGTACCCTGGGTGGCAAGGCGATTACCGAAAGCACCCTGGCCGGCTGCTATCAGGCGCAGTTGCAGGTGGATGCAGACAAGGATCTGCGATTGTGGCAGAGCTTTTCACAAAGCCTGAAGACCCTGGGCGGCAACACCACCGGCCAGGAGGAACTGCTGAGTCTCTCGCCTGCGAGCCTGCTTGAGACACCACTTGGCTGAGCCTGCACCTGCCCGGGCGCAAAAAAGGCGGGCCGAAGCCCGCCTTGCGCCTTATGACAAAATGACAAATCCTATCCGGCAGCCAGTTGTTCCACGGCGTCCTCGCCGCTTTCCTGCATCAGCGCCAGCACCTCGTCACCATCCACTTCATCGCACTCCAGCAGCCGCTGGGCCAGCCTGTGCATGGCCTCGCTGTGGCGCGAGAGTTGCTCATGGGCGCGCTCGTAGGCCTCGTTGACCCACTCGGCGGCCTCGCGCTCGCCTTCCAGCAGCAGCGAATCATGCTTGGGCACATAGGGGCCGAAGCTGCCGAAGCCGAGTTCGCAGATGGCGCGCTGGGCCAGCCGGCTGGCGCGTTCCATGTCATTGGATGCGCCACTGGAAACGGCGTCGCAGAAGATCTCCTCGGCGGCGCGGCCACCCATCAGCACCCGCAGTTCCTTGGCTAGATGCTGGCGGGTATGGAACACGCGCTCCTCCTCGCGGCCCATGACGGTCACGCCCATGGCCATGCCACGCGGCAGGATCGAGACCTTCTCCACCGTGCCATCCTGCACCAGCACGCGCATGATGGCGTGGCCGGCTTCGTGATAGGCGACGGTGCGGCGATCCTGGTCGGTCATGAGCTGGCCGTGATTGAGCGGACCCATGAGGATGCGGTCGCGCGCCTTGGCAAAGTGGCTGTCGGTGACCACATTGGTGTCGGCCCGGGCGGCCTCGATGGCGGCTTCATTGACCCAGTTGGCCAGTTCGGCGCCGGAAAAGCCCTGCGACAGCACCGCCAGGCGATCCATGTCGACGCAGACCTTGGGGATGCGCTTGATGTAGGTCTGCAGGATCTCCAGCCGGTCGCCGCGACCGGGCAGGGGCACGAAGACCTTGCGGTCGAAGCGGCCGGGGCGCACCAGGGCCTCGTCGAGCTGGTCGGGCTGGTTGGTGGCGGCGACGACCACCAGACCTGCGTTGTCGCCAAAGCCATCCATCTCGGCGAGCAGGGCGTTCAAGGTCTGCAGGCGCTCGTCATGGGTGCCGCTGCCGCCGTTGCGGGCGCCGCCCACGGCATCGATCTCGTCGATGAAGATCACGCAGGGGGCCTGCTTGCGGGCCTCGCGAAACAGATCGCGCACGGCCATGGCGCCAGCACCGACATAAAGCTGCACGAAGGAAGAGGCATTCTGTTCGAGAAAGCCGGCCTCGGCCTCACCGGCAATGGCCTTGGCGAGCAGGGTCTTGCCGTTTCCGGGCGGGCCATAGAGCAGGATGCCGCGCGGCACCTTGGCACCAGTGGCCTGGAAACGCTCGGGGGACTTCAGGTAATCGACGATCTCGCCGACCTCGAGCTTGGGTCCGGCGTGGCCGGCGACATCCGCGAAGCGGGTCACCGAATCCTCGGCGCGGCGCACCTGGCGGAAACGCTTGGCGAAGGGGCCGCCGGCCGAGAGCGTCTGGCGCAGAAAGAGGATCAGCAGGATGGCCGCCAGACCATAGACTAGCCCCATGAGCACCTGGCCACCGAGTTCGGTGACGGTCTTCATGTAGACCTGGTTGCGGCCGAGTTCGCCGGGCTTGACCGCCATGCTGACGGCGCCGGAGAGCTGCACGCCCTTTTCCTTGTAGAAGTTCAGCTCGGCCTTGTTGACATGCTCGGCGAAGTCACTGATACGCCAGGCGACGCCATTGGCCTGCTGATAGATGGTGTCCTTTTCGCCGATGAAAAGCTGCCCGGGCTTGGCCTCGCGGGCGATCTGCGCATGCACCTGCGTCAGGCTCATGTCGCCGGCCAACTGCCGTTCGGGGCTGGCCTTGAAGCCGGACATCTGCCCCAGGGCAAAGGCGGTCCACAGGACCAGCCCCAACGCGCCGGCACTCGCCAGCACCTTCCAGTGTTTCTTCAGCA
This portion of the Thermithiobacillus plumbiphilus genome encodes:
- the dprA gene encoding DNA-processing protein DprA; translation: MKRSVWLALRRLPGLGQRRLAALLEHFGDAEGLFQADSTAWRAAGLNKSQIQGLEKGPEALLTAADAAWLGDPTNDLLTLADDDYPPLLRQLPDAPPVLYLRGQRTLLSRPMLAIVGSRHATPQGAANAQAFARHLSEAGFNIVSGLATGIDAAAHRGALEGSGATLAVMGTGPDCIYPRQHEQLAARIAETGLILTDYPPGTPVRAALFPQRNRIISGLSMGVLVVEAAIRSGSLVTARLAADQGREVFALPGSIHNPLSRGPHHLIRQGAKLVESVQDILEELGHLHAFAATRPQRGPDSPEDAELAALLEVLGYEPQTLDVLVERSGLTPDRVSAMLLTLELDAWIASSPGGRYQRLPREA
- a CDS encoding DUF494 domain-containing protein; protein product: MKESTDVLDILMYIFENFLDEEEGTEADQESIEAELNAAGFLQSDINKALNWMEGLAELQTQSPNWVPNPGFSLRHYDTREEQKLGLEGQGFLIFLEQTGVIDQQLRETIIDRVMALDSGDIDLEQLKWVILMVLFNHPGREEAYAWMEDMVFDESRGYLH
- the topA gene encoding type I DNA topoisomerase, producing MGNRLVVVESPAKAKTINKYLGPDYTVLASYGHVRDLVPKEGAVDPEHEFAMRYDLIEKNKRHVDEIVKALKQADTLILATDPDREGEAISWHLAELLKEKGVLKNKPVERVVFHEITKNAITQAIQQPRGISYELVNAQQARRALDYLVGFNLSPLLWRKIRPGLSAGRVQSAALRLIVEREQEIEAFQTQEYWTIEASLRQDGQAFDARLVQWAGKKLEQFDLTQAEQAEAVRARIETDCQRSPLRVLKVEKKQRSRQPAAPFTTSTLQQEAARKLGFSASRTMRIAQQLYEGVSLPGEGSVGLISYMRTDAVNLAAEAISEIRGLVQERFGPDYLPASPRLYKTKSKNAQEAHEAIRPTSIQRLPEVLKGSLSAEQAKLYELIWKRTVACQMSPAKIDTVAVDLGNGGDWLLRANGSSIAFPGFISVYQEGVDDGAEEGGKLLPPLTAGDQPELLDLSASQHFTEPPPRYSEATLVKALEAYGIGRPSTYASIIQTLQNREYVELLQKRFHPTDVGRVVNKFLVEHFEQYVNYHFTAQMEDELDAVSRGEKDWKPLLHAFWTPFHERVEDKAKSVSRADVTSEQIDEACPKCGKPLALKLGKRGRFISCTGYPDCDYARPLGTDAQAEPELVGRDCPDCGQPLVFKVGRYGKFISCSGYPTCKHIEPLEKPQSTGVSCPSCNTGELVAKKSRYGKVFYSCNTYPKCTYAVWDPPLAEPCPKCGSPILTLKTTKRWGEEKLCPDRACGFRVPVGASPEIIAAAIAKPAPVLPERPEKAPAKTAKGKKTPASKAQSAKPAKAPKAAAKTEAEAKPTRARKAAAAKPDSTKAASPRKPRAAKTGT
- a CDS encoding glucose 1-dehydrogenase produces the protein MKHQGRTVLVTGGAQGIGKAIAKTALARGLQVLIVDRDQAAGQETISELGAQGEIRFLAADVAQESDVQRMVQGALDHFGRLDYLVNNAGIMIRKPVTELSYAEWRQVLSVNLDSIFLAARYATPYLRAQEGAMVNIASTRGLMSEPDTEAYSASKGGIIALTHALAISLGPAVRVNCISPGWIEVSEWKKQGQRHAPDLRPEDQAQHPAGRVGRPEDVASLVMYLLSEEAGFITGANFVLDGGMTRKMIYVE
- a CDS encoding ATP-dependent metallopeptidase FtsH/Yme1/Tma family protein, with the translated sequence MKQHKWTKLLKKHWKVLASAGALGLVLWTAFALGQMSGFKASPERQLAGDMSLTQVHAQIAREAKPGQLFIGEKDTIYQQANGVAWRISDFAEHVNKAELNFYKEKGVQLSGAVSMAVKPGELGRNQVYMKTVTELGGQVLMGLVYGLAAILLILFLRQTLSAGGPFAKRFRQVRRAEDSVTRFADVAGHAGPKLEVGEIVDYLKSPERFQATGAKVPRGILLYGPPGNGKTLLAKAIAGEAEAGFLEQNASSFVQLYVGAGAMAVRDLFREARKQAPCVIFIDEIDAVGGARNGGSGTHDERLQTLNALLAEMDGFGDNAGLVVVAATNQPDQLDEALVRPGRFDRKVFVPLPGRGDRLEILQTYIKRIPKVCVDMDRLAVLSQGFSGAELANWVNEAAIEAARADTNVVTDSHFAKARDRILMGPLNHGQLMTDQDRRTVAYHEAGHAIMRVLVQDGTVEKVSILPRGMAMGVTVMGREEERVFHTRQHLAKELRVLMGGRAAEEIFCDAVSSGASNDMERASRLAQRAICELGFGSFGPYVPKHDSLLLEGEREAAEWVNEAYERAHEQLSRHSEAMHRLAQRLLECDEVDGDEVLALMQESGEDAVEQLAAG